A genomic segment from Limosilactobacillus sp. encodes:
- the rpsU gene encoding 30S ribosomal protein S21, with product MSKTVVRKNESLDDALRRFKRSVSRNGTLQEYRKREFYEKPSVRRKLKSEAARKRKNKRGRRY from the coding sequence ATGTCAAAAACAGTCGTTCGTAAGAATGAATCTTTAGACGACGCTCTTCGACGCTTTAAACGTTCAGTTTCACGTAACGGAACTCTGCAAGAATACCGCAAGCGTGAATTCTACGAAAAGCCTAGTGTACGACGGAAGTTAAAATCTGAAGCGGCACGGAAGCGCAAGAACAAGCGTGGTCGTCGTTACTAA
- the aspS gene encoding aspartate--tRNA ligase: protein MKRTNYAGDTSEQQVGQEVVLKGWVAKRRNLGGLIFIDLWDREGIVQLVFNEKENPEAFKVANAVRNQYVLEVQGKVQLRAEKEINPDMKTGKVEVAVETIKVLAQSETTPFDITDGVDASEDLRMKYRYLDLRRPEMMKKLMLRSKVTHVVHRYFEKNGFLDVETPDLTRSTPEGARDYIVPSRVYPGHFYALPQSPQLFKQLLMAAGVDKYYQIAKCFRDEDLRGDRQPEFTQIDTEMSFATPEEIQDMTEGLIKDVMKEVLGIDVKLPFPRMEWQDAMDKYGTDKPDTRFGMLIHDLNDIVKDSSFKVFSGTVAAGNYVRAIAVPGGADKYSRKDISKQEDYIKRYGAKGLAWVKVTADGYSGPVAKFLGDQADAINAELGAKTGDLILFVAGSFHVVCDSLGYLRRHFGEELGLTNPNQWNYVWVVNWPMFEYDEGFGKWIAAHHPFTMLNPEDLHYLEDGEDPHKAHAQSYDIVLNGQEIGGGSIRIHDPKVQEKVLKALGYTKERAEARFGFLLKALTLGMPPEGGLAIGLDRWVMFLAQADNIRDVIAFPKNSKAVEPLTAAPGKVSAQQLDDLKIEFGDKVDYKLD from the coding sequence ATGAAGCGAACTAATTACGCTGGGGACACCAGCGAACAACAAGTTGGTCAAGAAGTCGTCCTCAAGGGTTGGGTGGCCAAGCGCCGGAATCTCGGTGGCCTGATCTTCATCGACCTGTGGGACCGCGAAGGCATCGTTCAGCTGGTCTTCAACGAAAAAGAAAATCCGGAGGCCTTCAAGGTGGCTAACGCGGTGCGGAACCAATACGTCCTGGAGGTCCAGGGGAAGGTTCAATTGCGGGCCGAAAAGGAAATCAACCCCGACATGAAGACTGGGAAGGTCGAAGTTGCCGTTGAGACGATCAAGGTCCTGGCCCAATCCGAAACGACGCCGTTCGACATTACCGACGGCGTGGACGCTTCCGAGGATCTGCGGATGAAATACCGCTACCTCGACCTGCGGCGGCCGGAAATGATGAAGAAGCTGATGCTGCGGTCCAAGGTGACCCACGTCGTTCACCGTTACTTTGAAAAGAACGGCTTCCTGGACGTGGAAACCCCTGACCTGACCCGGTCCACGCCAGAAGGGGCCCGGGACTACATCGTGCCTTCCCGGGTTTATCCTGGTCACTTCTATGCCCTGCCGCAGTCACCCCAGCTTTTCAAGCAATTGCTGATGGCCGCTGGGGTCGACAAGTACTACCAGATCGCCAAGTGTTTCCGGGACGAGGACCTGCGTGGTGACCGTCAGCCGGAATTCACCCAGATCGATACCGAAATGAGCTTTGCGACGCCGGAAGAGATCCAGGACATGACGGAAGGTCTGATCAAGGACGTCATGAAGGAAGTTCTCGGCATCGACGTTAAATTACCGTTCCCACGGATGGAATGGCAGGACGCCATGGACAAGTACGGGACTGACAAGCCAGACACCCGCTTTGGCATGCTGATCCACGACTTAAACGACATCGTCAAGGACTCCTCCTTCAAGGTCTTCTCCGGCACGGTTGCTGCGGGCAACTACGTCCGGGCAATCGCCGTTCCGGGTGGGGCCGACAAGTACTCCCGCAAGGACATCTCCAAGCAGGAAGACTACATCAAACGTTACGGCGCCAAGGGCCTGGCCTGGGTCAAGGTCACCGCGGACGGTTACAGCGGTCCGGTTGCCAAGTTCCTGGGTGACCAGGCTGACGCCATCAATGCCGAGTTGGGCGCCAAGACCGGTGACCTGATCCTCTTTGTTGCCGGCAGCTTCCACGTGGTTTGTGACTCCCTGGGCTACCTGCGGCGTCACTTTGGCGAAGAACTGGGGCTGACCAACCCGAACCAGTGGAACTACGTCTGGGTTGTCAACTGGCCAATGTTTGAATACGACGAAGGCTTCGGTAAGTGGATCGCGGCTCACCACCCGTTCACGATGCTCAACCCCGAAGACCTGCACTACTTAGAAGACGGCGAGGACCCGCACAAGGCCCACGCCCAGAGTTACGACATCGTCTTGAACGGTCAGGAAATTGGTGGGGGTTCCATCCGTATCCACGATCCAAAGGTCCAGGAGAAGGTTTTGAAGGCCCTCGGCTACACCAAGGAACGTGCCGAGGCCCGCTTCGGCTTTCTGCTTAAAGCCCTGACGCTGGGGATGCCGCCCGAGGGTGGTCTGGCCATTGGTTTGGACCGCTGGGTAATGTTCTTGGCCCAGGCCGACAACATTCGGGACGTCATCGCCTTCCCGAAGAACTCCAAGGCGGTCGAACCGCTGACGGCTGCACCTGGCAAGGTCAGTGCTCAGCAACTTGACGACCTGAAGATCGAGTTCGGTGACAAGGTTGACTACAAGTTGGATTAA
- a CDS encoding ABC transporter substrate-binding protein/permease: MKHLKQLFMLFILLWSLVMPSTVLAATSSSSSSSTSSTSASSSSAVSSSSSSSSSTDDSLQKIKQKGTLVVGTSADYPPYEFTTKINGKTKYVGFEIQLDKRLAKDLGVKLVIKNMDFDSLMVALETGKIDAVVGALNVTNERKKSVDFSHTYYSGNSYFLINKNDRSRYKTAKDFKGKTVGAQNGTTQSSMIKKSMPYATNKGLAKLSNLVIALQSHKVDAVLMDEATAKAYAANNDNFVAFNSKLPSTAGDMAIAFPKGSTALVAAANKTIDEVNKENVINKKWLPEASKYMRSYKKQNTVLSYWRYFAKGVEYTLIITVVSVFFGFILGTLFALMRLSKNKLLHAISVCYIEFLRGTPMMVQIMFVYFGIGAVIRSMPALLAGIIAVSLNSGAYVAEIIRSGIQSIPLGQTEAARSLGMSKSTSFHYVIMPQALKNIWPALGNELITLLKDSSLVSTIGVGELMFETQLVQADTYKGVLPLFITMMIYFVMTFTLSRVLLYFEGRMKHAH, from the coding sequence ATGAAACACCTCAAGCAATTATTCATGCTATTCATTCTGCTGTGGTCGCTGGTCATGCCAAGCACGGTTCTGGCCGCGACCTCCAGCAGCTCGAGTAGTTCAACCAGTTCGACCAGCGCCAGTTCATCCAGCGCCGTCTCCAGCAGCTCTTCGTCGAGCAGTTCAACCGATGATTCGCTGCAAAAGATCAAACAAAAGGGAACGTTAGTTGTTGGGACCAGCGCCGACTATCCACCGTACGAATTCACTACTAAGATCAATGGTAAAACCAAATATGTTGGTTTTGAAATTCAACTGGATAAGCGTTTGGCAAAAGATCTCGGCGTCAAACTGGTTATTAAAAACATGGACTTTGATTCGCTTATGGTCGCCTTGGAAACGGGCAAAATCGATGCTGTTGTTGGTGCACTGAACGTTACCAACGAACGGAAAAAGAGTGTTGATTTTTCCCACACTTACTACTCCGGGAATAGTTACTTCTTAATCAATAAAAACGATCGGAGCCGCTACAAAACTGCAAAAGACTTTAAGGGCAAGACGGTTGGTGCTCAGAACGGGACCACGCAGTCATCAATGATCAAGAAAAGTATGCCATATGCCACGAATAAGGGCCTCGCAAAACTTTCTAACTTGGTAATTGCCTTACAATCTCACAAGGTAGATGCTGTCTTAATGGATGAAGCTACGGCAAAAGCCTATGCTGCCAATAATGATAACTTTGTTGCCTTTAATTCCAAGCTGCCAAGTACTGCTGGCGATATGGCAATTGCCTTTCCTAAAGGTTCAACCGCACTAGTGGCTGCGGCTAATAAGACGATCGATGAAGTTAATAAGGAAAATGTGATTAATAAAAAATGGCTGCCAGAAGCTTCCAAATATATGCGGAGCTACAAAAAACAAAACACCGTGCTTTCCTACTGGCGCTACTTCGCCAAGGGGGTTGAGTACACCCTGATCATCACGGTCGTCTCAGTATTCTTTGGTTTCATCCTCGGGACCCTCTTTGCCCTGATGCGGCTATCCAAGAACAAGCTTCTGCACGCAATTTCCGTTTGCTACATTGAATTCCTGCGGGGAACTCCAATGATGGTTCAGATTATGTTCGTCTACTTCGGGATTGGTGCCGTAATTCGTTCGATGCCCGCCCTGCTCGCCGGGATTATCGCCGTCTCATTAAACTCCGGTGCCTACGTGGCCGAAATCATCCGTTCCGGGATCCAATCCATCCCGCTCGGCCAGACCGAAGCCGCCCGGAGCCTCGGAATGAGCAAGAGCACTTCATTCCACTACGTCATCATGCCGCAAGCCCTCAAGAACATCTGGCCGGCGCTGGGGAATGAATTAATCACCCTCTTAAAGGACAGTTCCCTGGTTTCCACCATCGGGGTTGGGGAGTTAATGTTTGAAACCCAGCTGGTTCAGGCGGATACTTATAAAGGGGTCCTGCCATTGTTCATTACAATGATGATCTACTTTGTCATGACCTTTACCCTTTCACGGGTACTGCTTTACTTTGAAGGGAGAATGAAACATGCCCACTAA
- a CDS encoding SpaA isopeptide-forming pilin-related protein translates to MRKIGKLTAFLVVSACFLASFAFLTKTVHAADNSSVTQAQTTAAVPTTNPPTGSAVENSEQGTAGSNAASTPAQATQQESNAAPAPAPSQVNNSTTQSRDVSNRITSIDVTSLDTGKAEATYNDGARLKVKGMFSDAAGKIHENDFIKITWPLDTSAKAYIQGFNGGKDVAIDGINVGRYQVSETGAILTFNKNIENFTEDVHGDFSFEVQARNLDTEDHNLTFSSGNEVKVITEKGQSNTPQEGPGHKAWQGSKVGDIRTKDDGTRYIMWGVYLNSDAAYLDDDIVMTDPIGDGMKLDTSDPSSIYFYIDGKSYNLKEFKQAFPTVRLTTDDNVLKLTLDRNYFSGRSVMVGYKTILTNTSLPNYDNTATVTYRLSGEKQPTTVHWSKTVKNIAFDAHVYGTNPRELKIIKQYQDDDGSTKTAQGVVFEITYPDGKTVKKTTDAKGIIDLTDLDAGTYMIKEISAPSYLEVSDQTWKYVVSAKEKGQGLIVTDKKKFSMPWKPLTPAKKPATDYSNTHAWYPLTPATKPATDYSNTHAWYPLTPAKKPATDYSNTHAWYPLTPAKKPATDYSNTHAWYPLTPAKKPATDYSNTHAWYPLTPATKPSTETSIPWTPLTPAKEVKPWTPLTPSTKVIPWTDYSNNKSQTVIPWTDYSNNKSKTVIPWTPLVPQDVPSLEPGKRAQDSATPTTEDVIPWTSLTPSTPATSNENQPTTDDSTMPSATTTSETDLAVPEDVPTSSTPQQPVVENTSQPVLATTDRVLPASTIKTDTQENVVRGNQLPQTGNNKNAQLAIFMLGGLLLVASLAVAPKRN, encoded by the coding sequence ATGAGAAAAATTGGGAAGTTAACTGCTTTCCTGGTTGTCTCGGCGTGCTTCTTAGCTAGTTTTGCATTTTTAACAAAAACTGTTCACGCGGCCGATAATAGTTCGGTAACGCAAGCACAAACAACGGCAGCAGTGCCGACTACTAATCCGCCAACCGGCAGTGCAGTAGAAAATAGTGAACAGGGGACCGCGGGTTCAAACGCAGCGTCGACACCAGCACAGGCGACGCAGCAAGAATCAAATGCGGCCCCTGCTCCCGCACCTTCACAAGTGAATAATTCGACAACTCAGAGTCGGGATGTTAGCAATCGTATTACTAGCATTGACGTCACGAGTTTGGACACTGGTAAGGCTGAGGCTACCTATAATGATGGTGCTCGTTTGAAGGTGAAGGGTATGTTCAGTGATGCTGCTGGTAAGATTCATGAAAATGATTTTATCAAGATCACTTGGCCCTTAGATACGAGTGCCAAAGCATATATTCAAGGCTTTAATGGTGGTAAGGATGTTGCAATTGATGGGATCAATGTTGGTCGCTATCAAGTTAGCGAAACTGGTGCCATTTTAACGTTTAACAAGAACATCGAAAACTTTACAGAAGATGTTCATGGGGACTTTTCCTTTGAAGTTCAAGCCCGTAACCTTGATACTGAAGATCATAATCTGACCTTTTCCTCTGGTAACGAGGTAAAGGTCATCACTGAAAAAGGACAAAGCAATACACCACAGGAAGGACCAGGCCATAAAGCTTGGCAGGGATCTAAGGTCGGTGATATTCGTACGAAGGATGATGGCACGCGTTACATTATGTGGGGTGTTTATCTCAATAGTGACGCCGCTTACCTGGATGATGATATTGTAATGACTGATCCAATTGGTGATGGGATGAAGCTTGATACTTCTGATCCTTCATCGATTTACTTCTACATTGACGGTAAATCATACAACTTGAAGGAGTTCAAGCAGGCATTCCCAACGGTTCGTCTGACTACTGATGACAATGTCTTAAAGCTGACACTAGATCGTAATTACTTTAGCGGTCGGTCAGTAATGGTTGGTTACAAGACCATCTTAACTAACACGTCACTGCCTAATTACGACAACACCGCGACGGTAACTTACCGTTTGAGTGGCGAAAAGCAACCGACGACGGTTCACTGGTCAAAGACTGTTAAAAATATCGCCTTCGATGCTCATGTTTACGGGACGAATCCTCGCGAACTGAAAATCATCAAGCAGTATCAAGATGATGATGGTTCAACTAAGACGGCCCAAGGGGTAGTTTTTGAAATCACATACCCTGATGGCAAGACGGTAAAGAAAACGACTGATGCAAAGGGGATTATCGATCTGACGGACCTGGATGCTGGTACTTACATGATTAAGGAAATTTCAGCACCAAGTTACTTGGAAGTGAGCGATCAGACTTGGAAATACGTGGTTTCTGCGAAGGAAAAAGGCCAGGGATTGATAGTTACTGATAAGAAGAAATTTTCGATGCCGTGGAAGCCGTTAACTCCAGCGAAGAAGCCGGCAACGGATTACAGTAACACGCATGCATGGTATCCGCTGACACCAGCAACAAAGCCAGCAACGGATTACAGCAACACACATGCATGGTACCCGTTAACTCCAGCGAAGAAGCCGGCAACGGATTACAGTAACACACATGCATGGTACCCGTTAACTCCAGCGAAGAAGCCGGCAACGGATTACAGCAACACGCATGCATGGTATCCGTTAACTCCAGCGAAGAAGCCGGCAACGGATTACAGTAACACACATGCATGGTACCCGTTAACTCCAGCAACGAAGCCATCCACTGAAACATCAATTCCGTGGACGCCACTGACTCCAGCGAAGGAAGTTAAGCCATGGACACCGCTGACCCCGTCAACGAAGGTAATTCCGTGGACAGACTACAGTAACAACAAGTCTCAAACTGTAATCCCATGGACAGATTACAGTAATAATAAGTCCAAGACGGTAATTCCGTGGACGCCACTGGTTCCGCAGGACGTTCCAAGCCTGGAACCGGGTAAACGTGCTCAGGATTCGGCCACGCCGACTACCGAGGACGTAATTCCGTGGACGTCGCTGACGCCTTCTACGCCGGCAACGTCAAATGAAAATCAGCCAACGACTGATGATTCAACGATGCCAAGCGCCACGACGACGAGTGAAACTGACCTGGCAGTGCCAGAGGATGTTCCTACTTCGTCCACGCCACAGCAACCAGTTGTCGAAAATACTTCACAGCCGGTGTTGGCAACGACGGATCGGGTTCTGCCCGCTTCAACAATCAAGACTGACACTCAAGAAAATGTTGTTCGTGGCAATCAATTGCCGCAAACTGGAAATAATAAAAATGCACAACTAGCAATCTTTATGCTGGGTGGCCTCCTGCTGGTCGCCAGCCTGGCAGTTGCACCGAAGAGAAACTAG
- a CDS encoding GatB/YqeY domain-containing protein: MSLLKQLQADMISAMKNRDKDTLAVVRMLKAAVQNAQIEAGHDLTSDEEIAVMAREYKQRKESLAEFEKGGRDDLVEATKKEMAVVEKYMPKQLSADDVKKIVTETVQAVGASSMKDFGKVMGAVMPKVKGQADGKLVNQTVKETLSNL, encoded by the coding sequence ATGAGTTTATTAAAACAGCTGCAAGCCGACATGATTAGTGCAATGAAGAACCGTGACAAGGACACCCTGGCCGTGGTCCGGATGTTAAAGGCCGCCGTCCAAAATGCCCAGATTGAGGCCGGCCACGACCTGACGAGCGACGAAGAGATTGCCGTTATGGCCCGCGAATACAAACAACGCAAGGAATCCCTGGCCGAATTTGAAAAGGGTGGCCGGGATGACCTGGTCGAAGCCACCAAGAAGGAAATGGCTGTGGTCGAGAAGTACATGCCAAAGCAGCTCTCCGCTGACGACGTTAAGAAGATCGTCACCGAGACCGTCCAAGCCGTCGGTGCTTCCAGCATGAAGGACTTCGGGAAGGTCATGGGTGCCGTGATGCCAAAGGTCAAGGGCCAAGCCGATGGTAAGCTGGTCAACCAGACCGTCAAGGAAACCCTGAGCAACTTATAA
- a CDS encoding glycerate kinase: MKFVIAPDSFKGSLTAKETAQAIADGLRRIFPTADYKLVPMADGGEGTVQALVDATAGRFIERKVTGPLGKPVRAQYGLLGDGQTAVIEMAAASGIQYVDEQTHNPLVTTTYGTGELIQDAAHRGARQIIIGLGGSATTDGGAGMAQALGVHLLDQAGQELPAGGGALDCLARIDTGDRDPALARVKIKLAADVTNPLTGPQGAAAVFGPQKGATPAMVQTLDANLHHFARVVCRDLDVDLEKTAGAGAAGGLGFGLLAFTNAEMHHGVDLVMACNHLADQLAGADYVFTGEGSLDFQTQFGKAPFGVARLASRVAPEAPVIGLAGRLGPGAAKLYDCGFTALFASPTGAKSLQAACASAVDDLTTTAENIARLIKVRCP, encoded by the coding sequence TTGAAATTTGTGATTGCACCGGATTCGTTTAAAGGAAGCCTGACCGCCAAGGAGACGGCCCAGGCGATTGCCGACGGGTTGCGGCGGATCTTCCCGACTGCCGACTATAAGCTGGTCCCGATGGCTGATGGTGGGGAAGGCACCGTCCAGGCCCTGGTCGACGCCACGGCGGGCCGATTCATCGAAAGAAAGGTCACCGGACCCCTGGGCAAACCGGTTCGGGCCCAGTATGGCCTGCTGGGGGATGGACAGACAGCCGTGATTGAAATGGCCGCGGCCAGCGGGATCCAGTACGTCGATGAGCAGACCCATAACCCGCTGGTAACGACGACCTATGGCACCGGTGAACTGATCCAGGACGCGGCTCACCGCGGCGCTCGCCAGATCATCATCGGCCTGGGCGGCAGCGCGACAACCGATGGCGGCGCCGGGATGGCCCAGGCCCTCGGCGTCCACCTGCTGGATCAAGCCGGTCAGGAGTTGCCGGCCGGCGGGGGTGCACTGGATTGCCTTGCCAGAATTGACACCGGGGACCGCGATCCGGCGCTTGCCAGGGTCAAAATCAAGCTGGCCGCCGACGTCACCAACCCGCTGACTGGACCCCAGGGGGCGGCGGCCGTCTTCGGCCCGCAAAAGGGTGCCACCCCGGCGATGGTCCAAACGCTGGATGCCAACCTCCACCACTTTGCCCGTGTCGTTTGCCGGGACCTGGACGTAGATCTTGAGAAAACTGCTGGTGCCGGTGCCGCCGGGGGCCTGGGTTTTGGCCTGCTGGCCTTTACCAATGCCGAGATGCATCACGGGGTGGATCTGGTGATGGCCTGCAACCACCTGGCTGACCAGTTAGCGGGTGCCGACTATGTGTTTACCGGCGAGGGGAGTCTTGACTTTCAAACCCAGTTCGGCAAGGCGCCGTTCGGGGTCGCCCGGTTAGCGAGCCGGGTCGCTCCCGAAGCACCGGTGATTGGCCTGGCCGGTCGCCTGGGTCCGGGTGCCGCCAAATTATACGACTGTGGCTTCACGGCGCTCTTTGCTAGCCCGACCGGGGCGAAGAGCCTTCAAGCGGCCTGTGCAAGTGCGGTGGATGACCTAACGACGACGGCGGAAAACATTGCAAGGCTGATCAAAGTGCGTTGCCCATAA
- a CDS encoding fructosamine kinase family protein, translating into MSKLNQAWFAQLPFKKLDSFQPVSGGDINESYRIEADGHSYFIKIQPNQPATYFQHEINGLKAIGKVTNTPTPLHNGVIDGNAYLVLNWLDESAGSQAALGRAVATMHQQESANGQFGFVDNHRTKALVKDNSWNRSWADFYVNQRLLPEVKVAAERGRWNRWRQEHFDQLVKQFTAYYQEHTVKPSLLHGDLWAGNFMFANDEPYLIDPDAVYGDREFDLAMTTVFGGFDQEFYQAYAAQYPFTPGINDRLPWYRFYYLCMHLVLFGESYGDAVDRILSQY; encoded by the coding sequence ATGAGTAAGTTAAATCAAGCCTGGTTTGCACAGCTGCCCTTCAAAAAGCTGGACAGCTTCCAACCGGTCAGCGGCGGGGACATCAACGAATCCTACCGCATCGAGGCCGATGGGCATTCCTACTTCATCAAGATCCAGCCCAACCAGCCGGCGACCTACTTTCAACACGAAATCAACGGCTTAAAGGCGATCGGCAAGGTCACCAACACTCCGACACCGCTGCACAATGGCGTGATTGACGGCAACGCCTACCTGGTCCTCAACTGGCTGGACGAGAGCGCCGGCAGCCAGGCCGCGCTCGGTCGGGCGGTGGCCACCATGCACCAGCAGGAGAGTGCCAACGGCCAGTTTGGCTTTGTCGACAACCACCGCACCAAGGCCCTGGTGAAGGATAATTCCTGGAACCGGAGCTGGGCGGACTTTTACGTCAACCAGCGCCTCTTGCCCGAGGTCAAGGTCGCCGCAGAGCGCGGCCGCTGGAACCGCTGGCGTCAGGAGCACTTTGACCAGCTTGTCAAGCAGTTCACCGCCTACTACCAGGAGCACACCGTTAAGCCCAGTCTCCTGCACGGGGATCTCTGGGCCGGCAACTTCATGTTTGCAAACGACGAGCCCTACCTGATTGATCCCGACGCCGTTTACGGGGATCGCGAATTCGACCTGGCAATGACGACCGTCTTCGGGGGCTTCGACCAGGAATTCTACCAGGCCTACGCCGCCCAGTACCCCTTTACCCCAGGCATCAATGACCGCCTACCCTGGTACCGGTTCTACTACCTCTGCATGCACTTGGTCCTCTTCGGCGAAAGCTACGGTGATGCTGTCGACCGGATTCTTAGCCAATATTAA
- the dtd gene encoding D-aminoacyl-tRNA deacylase, whose product MRIVLQKVSHAQVSIDGTVVGKIGPGYMLLVGFAPDDTDEQLDYLVHKVVNLRVFEDENGKMNKGLKDVNGEILSISQFTLYADTRHGNRPGFTDAARPEIAEPLYDRFNEKLAATGVHVETGRFGADMQVDLENDGPITIIYEK is encoded by the coding sequence GCGAATTGTATTGCAAAAGGTGAGTCACGCCCAGGTTAGCATTGACGGCACGGTCGTCGGCAAGATCGGCCCGGGCTACATGCTTTTGGTTGGCTTTGCTCCAGACGACACCGACGAACAACTCGACTACCTGGTTCATAAGGTGGTCAACCTGCGGGTCTTCGAGGACGAAAACGGTAAGATGAACAAGGGGCTCAAGGATGTCAACGGTGAAATCCTGTCGATCTCCCAGTTCACCCTCTATGCCGATACCCGTCACGGGAACCGGCCGGGCTTCACCGACGCCGCCAGACCAGAGATCGCCGAACCACTCTATGACCGCTTCAACGAGAAGCTGGCGGCAACCGGGGTTCACGTCGAAACCGGACGCTTCGGTGCTGACATGCAGGTCGATCTGGAAAACGACGGGCCGATCACGATTATCTATGAAAAATAA
- a CDS encoding amino acid ABC transporter ATP-binding protein yields the protein MPTKMIEVKNLQKKYKDNIVLKDISEEVDKGQVICVIGPSGAGKSTFLRCLNALEQPTGGQVLFEGQDLTGMTDKQLDQIREKMGMVFQGFNLFPNMNVLKNIMIAPVKVKGIDEDQAKQTALKLLKQVGLEDKADQYPDQLSGGQKQRVAIARALAMDPEVMLFDEPTSALDPEMVEEVLKVMRDLAASGMTMVVVTHEMGFAREVADQIWFMADGYIQESGKPEEFFTHPTSERAKEFLQKILK from the coding sequence ATGCCCACTAAAATGATTGAAGTTAAAAATTTGCAGAAGAAGTACAAGGACAACATCGTCCTGAAGGATATCTCCGAGGAGGTCGACAAAGGCCAGGTGATCTGCGTGATCGGACCGTCCGGGGCCGGGAAGAGTACCTTCCTGCGCTGCCTGAACGCCCTGGAGCAGCCCACCGGCGGCCAGGTACTGTTTGAAGGCCAGGACCTGACCGGAATGACCGATAAGCAGCTCGACCAGATTCGGGAAAAGATGGGCATGGTTTTCCAGGGGTTCAACCTCTTCCCAAACATGAACGTCCTGAAGAACATCATGATTGCCCCGGTAAAGGTCAAGGGAATCGACGAAGACCAGGCCAAGCAAACGGCCCTGAAGCTCCTCAAGCAGGTCGGCCTGGAAGACAAGGCTGACCAGTATCCTGACCAGCTCTCCGGGGGGCAAAAGCAGCGGGTGGCCATCGCGCGGGCTCTAGCAATGGATCCCGAGGTGATGCTCTTCGACGAACCGACCAGCGCCCTGGACCCGGAGATGGTCGAGGAAGTACTCAAGGTTATGCGGGATCTGGCCGCTTCTGGGATGACGATGGTCGTCGTCACCCACGAAATGGGCTTTGCCAGGGAAGTTGCCGACCAGATTTGGTTCATGGCCGATGGCTACATCCAAGAAAGCGGCAAACCGGAAGAATTCTTTACCCACCCGACCAGTGAGCGGGCCAAGGAATTTTTGCAGAAGATTTTGAAATAA